One Zeugodacus cucurbitae isolate PBARC_wt_2022May chromosome 3, idZeuCucr1.2, whole genome shotgun sequence genomic region harbors:
- the LOC128920332 gene encoding uncharacterized protein LOC128920332, with protein MLTTLQEVIMDEVPKDWKHSLTFSGIFFRSGLLLIDCIDEQTASWLSETAPRLQGWTGPSLCTRRGDDIPSTYNMTVFLPRCAGKTSEYVFGLQNEGLSTSAWRVISDKDEEGGLRLNIGIDLIDQSYALIRKKGYRLYFRYSTIVIRPWNKKGTESKDDKTKTVAEVSAPPVSSSSLDCAAPGNPEEQSEGSDQNALPTTQELLDGLAPEAMQVDKNCEETEGKQINETCVEKEPLLEEPVL; from the coding sequence ATGCTAACCACCCTTCAGGAGGTAATAATGGATGAAGTGCCCAAGGATTGGAAACATTCTCTGACGTTCTCGGGCATTTTCTTCCGATCAGGACTACTGCTGATCGACTGCATAGATGAGCAAACCGCATCCTGGCTGTCGGAGACTGCTCCGCGCCTACAAGGATGGACTGGGCCATCACTATGCACCAGGCGAGGAGATGACATACCGAGCACTTACAATATGACGGTATTTCTCCCTAGATGTGCCGGCAAGACTTCCGAATATGTGTTCGGACTGCAAAACGAGGGCCTAAGTACCTCGGCCTGGAGGGTCATCAGCGACAAAGATGAGGAAGGGGGGCTCCGACTAAACATCGGCATCGACCTAATCGATCAGTCCTATGCCCTAATTCGCAAAAAAGGATACCGACTGTACTTCAGATACAGTACGATTGTGATACGGCCCTGGAACAAAAAGGGTACAGAGTCAAAGGATGACAAAACCAAAACGGTTGCCGAGGTCAGTGCTCCGCCCGTTTCGTCATCTAGCCTTGATTGCGCTGCACCAGGTAATCCGGAGGAGCAGTCCGAGGGGAGTGACCAGAACGCACTGCCAACCACCCAAGAGCTCTTGGACGGACTTGCTCCGGAGGCCATGCAGGTCGACAAGAACTGCGAGGAGACAGAGGGCAAGCAGATAAACGAGACCTGCGTGGAGAAGGAACCACTCCTGGAGGAGCCGGTTCTATGA